The following is a genomic window from Malus sylvestris chromosome 7, drMalSylv7.2, whole genome shotgun sequence.
GGCCAATTTCTCCGAAAATGTCGGATCCATGGAAACAAGAGGAAATACCAAATTGTGATGATTATGTTCCATGGTTGATCGATAACACTGAATTTGTACAGGAACTCGTTGAGGAGCTGATGATTGGAGATCCACCTTTGCTCGATTACTCTAACGAGAACCCTTCAAGAAACAAAGTCGCCTGGAACGCGTTGGTGGCACCAAGGATCTCCAAAAGAACGCTCATTCTCAGTCGATTCACATCCACAATAACTGAGTAAGAAATTGATTCTGCTTCCGTCTCCGATTCGGGGatcagagaaaagaagaaaacaccAAAGAACTTAGacgaaaaattcaagaaaatctgaagagaaaataaaaccaGACAAAGAAATCTAAAAGAAAATACGGAACCACCAGAATCAATGGCGTAAgcctggtggctctgataccatgttaactacattgtagtgtttgggaattgaaaggaaaatcaaGAAGGAAGATTAAGAGAAATGGATGaacagagagtttgagagagagagagagtttagagagagaaacaattgATTGTATTGATACTGAATTAATTTCTTTACAACTATGAGACTACAGTTTATATAGCCACATTCTCAACTGTCTAACTAACTATTTTAGAATGATATATTCAACAATCCCTTTCAAATCACACCACATTACACATGAATCACATGATATAACATGATCTGTTatcaaatatttgtttttttttggcattTCATGATTTATTTATCACGTATGCGGAGGGTGTTGTGTGATATTCTGGTAGCCACGTTTTGACGTGGACGCTTTGACAATACCTCTTTTAATTGTAGCAGACAAGTGTTTCTCATTATCGTTTcgagtttttgtttcttttattcatCCATTTTTCTATAAACATTCAGCATTGCACCGAAAATTTTAATAGAACGAgaaaattttattgataataaaaaatattaaaattaatcaGATGAGACATAAATCTTATATctcatcattttttatttttaatttaattataaagtCATCGCTCATGTTATGAAATGGCAATGATATAACACTTGCTTTTTGAGTTGAAGTTTCATAAAATTATAGGGTACCATCTTGCTTAATTGTAACAAATGACACGCGATTTTCTTCTGAATACTCAAATAGGAATAATTTTCACactttttagttttttcttctcatgcatgctatatgtttgtttttttagctTTTAGATTGAATAAATGAATAGAAAATTTAAAGACATAAATGAATACAGATGTgtagaagggaaaaagaaaacattttCCTATCAAACTAACGTCGCATTAATTTGACTTTGAGATCTTCCCAATTACCACGTTAAAATTCATGTAATATGCTACAACATTAATAGCAAAGTTCccataaaataggaaaaaaactGGTGAATTGCTTCTCAAAATATGAAGTATTAAAGAGTAATGTTAtataaaccaaattttatatcAAGTTTGCGAATCatgtgatgtgtcactaatacaaaataagcatgttaatcgacgcttaagtaataactcaatcatcaacaaccgcgttatatggtttacaaaatttaatttaaataattaatctctctaacattttccaatattaaatatatagacATCATTAGATCGTATGAGATTGGAAGTACAAGAATGGGGCAAACAATCAAGTTTTACCTACTTGGTCTTGCCCACACCATGTCATGGGCATTGGGCTCCATCTGCACGTCTCATTGCAAAACGATCGTCTCAATTTCTTGTCGTATTTTTAAATATACGAAACCAAGTTAGAGACTTTCGAGTTTGACACCTTCACAATCAAAGACTAAAAATAATGTTAAAAAGAATACGTACAATTTTCATCCTTGATTTTTATTGTCCATATCATTAAATATTAAAAGTCATATCCGATTTGTATTATGATTCCTAAGAGTGTTACTATTTGAACTATATTTTCCGACCACATTGaaggaaaacaataaaaaaagttaaaacaacTTATCAGAGTTTTTATCTTATTCAAGGAGTCAAGTTTAGTAGTGTAGGCTTGTAAGTAAGAAAATCATTAAAGTGATTAGTCATAGTGAAGTTCGAGCCAGGTGGGTAAACATGTTTTGAAATTTGTTCACAAACCACTGTACAGGGTGTGAGGTCGTAATAACCACACACTATGCTCATGAACAGAGCTGAAAATTTCTTTTAGTGGTGGTGAACTTAACCTCTAGTTATTGAGAAAAAATTCATCATAAGAAAATATCCTTTATACTttcattgcatttttttttctttctcaaactTCATTAAGCCACAACCTGTAGGAATTTTTTTACAATAATGGGCTATTTAAGAATATAAGCAAAAAGTAGTAAAATTATGATATATTCAAGCTACATATGTCTTTTTATTTATACTCATTAATATGATCAATATGTTATTTGCACCTTCTTAATACCGTATTTCTTTTTCCCTCACAAAACTCCACTGGGGTTGCTGCCCCCATTAAACCTTAGCTGTCTCCGTTCATACATTTGTTACTCGGGTTAGGttgggtttgggagtgaggtgcttaaaaaaaaagcacccatgaaaaaaagctgtgagggttttaggtgtttggtaaactgagaaaaaaggcttattttggaagctgctgtgagaataagctgaaattaaaggaaaaagttgaagctgctatttgcagctttggaaaactggttttttttcaaagcacacggagttacagtgctcctttaatgaaaagacatactatcagactgtttttttttcttctaaaagcacttttacaaaaaaaattatcaaacactctgctgatttatttcacagccgcttattctcacagcacagccgcttattctcacagcagttttttttcaaagcacagcaataccaaaccagctctTAGTAAAACACCGCATTCTCTACGAGTGGGTAGCAAACCAACTATcttattgaaggaaaaaaaaaactagtaaaAAGTTTGAAAGGAGATATGGAAGACCAACTAATCAGTTTAATTTTCATATGCCCAACTAATTTATCGAGTCCACATCTGAGGAGAATTCATATTCTACTGTCCTATATACATAATTATTTCATTGAATAACTTTTCAATATATCgatattaaaacaaaattaattccTTTAATTCTTCCCTTTAGTAAACCCTAGACCTTCTTTCCACACACGAGGACACGAATCCTCATCCAAACACACTATGTACAAGGCGGTCTCTATATaaagaatttttttaatgtgccgAAAATAAAGAGTTGAAATATAAATACTCGAATGAGAATTCTTTTCAGATCTTCTTAGTGAGGATTCTAGAATCTTCAAATCgtgtctgttcatcgtacattgtgtggtcagttttcgtcaagtcctgtttatgtttaattttatataaaaatatttaaaatactttataatcgcataatatacgatgaacggacactaTTTACGGATTTCTAGAATTCTCACAAAAATAATCCGAAAATGATTCTTATTCATAAATACTCCCTCCATTGACAGTAAGTGACGCAACACATCGATTTCTAAACTTGCTCTAGTTTAATTATACAAATTTTTACAAACTTTGTCGAGAGAATCTTTCATTGATTCGACACCACATCGATTCTTTTGTACCGTGAAGATTTGCTTTAATTGCAAACTATTTCTAGGGTGTTGTTGGCTCGAAATTTTGGTGCTCCGACAAGAAGAGTGAGGATTCTCGTCGGATCATATTTTATGAGAATCTTAGAAATTCTTAAATTATATATGTTTATCGTATATTATATGAtcaaaattattgtaaatttttttatttaaaattgaatataaacagtacctgacgaaaactaaCCGCATGATGTATGATAAACGAATGTGATTGAAAGATCATAAGAACCTCACTCCTCAGACAAAACCACACGTAAGTTTCTTGGATTTTCGtaaggtaatttttttttcttttttttgaacATCACTTTAATGAAAGATGTCTCAAGTTTAAattcacagtttttttttttcttacccttccctaaattaataaataaaataaggatTGGATGATTGGATCATGAGCATATATACAACTCAATATCGAGAGGTTTTTCATGTGCCATGAATTCCGCCAGTATATTAAACGTAGTAATataattgattgaaaatttaaaaatgaactaattgtattattacaatTGGAATATCGGGTTGCATTCTTAGCATACTAATAAATTTCTCCTAAAATGTCCTTTAGCCATTGTCCatttggagaaaattttcattatgactGGAATACGGGTAacacaccacgtgtttttatataaattgtgagaaattttatttttaaagttattaactttttagcacacatatctcatcatttgtataGTAATATATGATGTACCATTCCATATTCCAATctcactgaaaaatctctcatccaTTTGTACTCGCCtcaaatttctctctctctccatctaaATTGGACGACTACCAATCCACTCTTTAGGTCCCCAGTCTCCATGCTCATTCCTCACAATCTCTTCTCTATTTAAACCCCATTTAAATgatttctttctctcactcaccTCTCTCTCAATTTCCACTTGCAGAGAGAGACGCCAAACAACATGGACACCACCTACAACACTTCCTACACTCCCTTGCCGGGAGAAGACCCCTCCGCCGCCGTCCCTCCGCCGACCCATCGGAGACCCTTTAAGGGTTTTGCCGTGATATTCTCCTCCGTCATATTTCTCTTGTCATTTGTCACATTAGTTATCCACCAAGGACCGGGGGCGCCGCCAAAAACAGTGCCAGAACAACCGGATCACCACCACCAATACAGGCCAGCTTCAACCAGTTCAGAGACGTGGTCGTTTTCAGTGCCTAGAGGAAAATTAGAAGGAGTATCGGCCAAATCGTACCCTCATTTTTCAGAGGAAGCTTCATATAATTGGACAAATGCCATGTTTTCCTGGCAAAGAACTGCATTCCATTTCCAGCCagaaaaaaattggataaatGGTAGGTGCAATTACAgctttaacttttatttttgttaatcaCAAGCTCTctccattatttttttttatttttttaatttattttcgaGTAACACCAATGGTTTAGTGAGATTTGTGTCCATGATTAACTTTCTTAATTGGACTTGATTCCAAATACGCTTTTGGACTTTCTTCTTTTGAATTTCACTGTTTAATTTTGTAATCCTAATTATGTTGGACTaatcaaatttgttttaatGTGTAAATCTTGTTCTTTTGGTGGGGGATGCTGGTTTCTTGTACTTCAGATCCGAATGGTAAGTTCTTAAACCAAAACTCCTTCTGTACTTTCTTTTTGTTAGTATTGTTTGACATTTCCTTTTTTATTCCTAATCACATAATTAATTatgattattttaataaatatcaGAATTAACCATATTGTAATGTTATTTTTGTTATGAAACAATATATGATCTTATGGAAATTGCATGGGATTATTTGATTGATATCTAATCGTGTCTAATGGTTCACATGTTCTGTAGAAACCGTAATTAGGTTAGTTGATTAGTTTAGTGTATTTATCTTTTATAATAAAATGTTTTTTTGTGTGACGATAACTTAATTCGGTAAACTAACAAAAGTGATTATaacttttttaaatttcttaacCACTTATACTTAACGTTTGATGTTTCCAACCGTATtcctgaccaaaaaaaaaaattcgaccCGTCGCGAAATGTGGACAAATCAATCAAGGTGGACAATGGACTAGTAGACAGTTAGGGGCCCGTGTTTGCCTAGCTAATACGTAAACAAAAcccagccacgtggcacacatgtACCCACATGTAGTTCTTTCTAGATGTgattttttggtattttgtagATGTGATTTATTCAGTAATTTAGCAACATGTCCCATCTGCCACCGTCATTTGGTACTGTCCACAAATAACGGTGGCAGACACAATGCACTCGCCATTCAAACTTACGAACGACGAAGTTCAGTGTATGTGATGGGGCCATTGTGTTTCTCAAGTCAGACATCACATGGTGTCTGGGATTGTCTTACTGTAATTACTAAAATTATTAACAATTTAATTAGCTAAACTTCTATGTTTGTGTAGGGCCGTTGTTTCACAAGGGATGGTATCACCTGTTCTACCAGTACAACCCGGACTCAGCTGTGTGGGGCAACATCACATGGGGCCATGCGGTATCAACGGACATGATTCACTGGCTCTACCTCCCGCTCGCCATGGTCCCCGATCGATGGTTCGATGCGAACGGAGTGTGGACCGGGTCCGCCACCCTCCTCCCTGACGGCCAAATCATAATGTTGTACACTGGCAGCACCAATGATTCCGTGCAAGTACAAAACCTCGCCTACCCTGCCAACCTATCGGATCCCCTTTTACTTGATTGGGTCAAGTACGAAGGTAATCCGATTTTAACTCCGCCATCTGGGATCGGATCCACTGATTTCCGTGACCCCACAACCGCGTGGATTGGTCCCGATGGCAAATGGCGAACTACCATTGgatcaaaattcaacaaaactgGAATTTCAATGGTGTACACCACCACTGATTTTATAAACTATGAGCTCCATGATGGGGTCTTGCATGAGGTCCCGGGTACGGGTATGTGGGAGTGCGTGGACTTTTACCCGGTTGCTATAAACGGGTCCAAGGGTTTGGACACGTCGGTAAACAACGGCGGAGTTAAGCACGTGCTGAAGGCTAGTTTGGATGACACAAAATTGGATCATTACGCAATTGGGACTTATTTTATAGAGAATGAGACATGGGTACCCGATGACCCGACTATCGACGTTGGTATCGGGTTGAAGTATGACTATGGAAGGTACTATGCATCAAAGACATTTTATGATCAAAATAAGGAGAGAAGGATCTTGTTGGGTTGGATTAATGAAACTGACACTGAGACTGATGATTTGAAGAAACGTTGGGCTTCCCTTCACGTACGTGATCATTTCTTTGACGTTTCCCAAATTAATATTTATCGGTGCATGATAACTTTTTTTAGAACGTCAAGAACAGTTCTTTATATAATGCACGCTTATTTAGTTTTAGCGACCATATTTTGCAGACCATTCCGAGGACGGTGTTGTTTGATAGCAAAACTGGAACCAATTTGCTTCAATGGCCGGTGGAGGAGATTGAAGACTTGAGATTAAACAGTACCGAATTTACTGATGTTTTGGTTGAAGCAGGAACAGTTGTGCCACTTCATATTGGAACTGCCACACAGGTTTGTCAAGCATTCGAAGATTAATTGGTCACTTAAGGCTCTTCGAGCAATGCTCGAGACTAACTGAGCACTGCTTTAAACCCCTCGAGTGATTAAAATTCTAGATGTCAAAAAAATGGGCTAAACGTCTTTAACATGTTCATATTACATGTTTAATTTTTGCAACTCAATAACATTTTTCTTGCCTGAAACTGTGGACAGTTAGACATATTCGTCGACTTTGAAATCGAGTTATTGGACACAGAGGAGAGCGTGAATGGGAGTTCAGGGTGTGGTGATGGTGCTGTAGATAGGAGCACATTCGGACCCTTTGGCATTTTGGTCATTGCAGATGAATCTCTTTCCGAGTCAACCCCGGTTTATTTTCGAGTTACCAACTCGACCGATGGGGACGTCACGACTTACTTCTGCGCCGACGAATCGAGGTTAACTTTGATCTTAATGAATGTCAATTAGTGTTGTCATGTCGTCTCTAACTTTCAGTCTGTTGTTATGTTACATCTTACATGGTTGCTTGATAATGCAGGTCCTCCAAGGCTCCTGAAGTCTTCAAACAAGTTTATGGAGGCGAAGTTCCTGTGTTGGATGGTGAAACTTATTCTGCCAGAGTGCTGGTGAGAATTTCTTTCCTTACCAAATTATACGATCTTATGCAACGTAAAACTTCAAAGAACACCACTTCGCTTCTCATCTCTAAGGAGTTATTCTACTTCCACGTTAATTAAAAAACGCATTTATGCATACGTGCCAAATTGTGAATGATAGAAGGAGCTCGAAAATGGTGATGATTCTAAATTGTTGGGAGTTGAATGTGTAGGTTGATCATTCGATCGTAGAAAGCTACGCGCAAGGGGGCAGGACGGTAATTTCATCGCGGGTTTACCCGACAGAAGCAATCTATGGAGCAGCAAGGCTGTTCTTGTTCAACAATGCAACAGGAGTGAATGTCAAGGCTACCCTCAAGATTTGGCAGCTCAACTCAGCCTTCATTCATCCTTTCCCATTAGACCAGATTTTATCAGGGACGTTAATTTAATTCTTGCAGCACAAGCAAAACCATCTCCTTCATCACCAGCTGTCATTCATCACTTGGCTGCCAAGGAATCACAAATTTTGTGACAAGCAAAATGTCGAAAATGTGCGTCATTGGTGGtgtttttgctattttttttcattggGTTGCCATTCAATTTGTAGTTAAAGGCATGCCCTTAAGCGATACAAGTCGATTTAGATTCCAAGaagaataaattaataaagTTATGCGTTCAATTACTCGACTTGAATACTGCGTATTTAAGAAAAGTAGAAATGCAAATTTCCATTACAATACGGTATTCGTCGTGCCCGTGGTGCATGATGTTTTGGTTGAAGGTGATTCCAAAATTTTGATTCATTACGTTTAAGTCAAATGTGTTACACTAAAGTATTCGTAAAGATATCAATTATTTGACTTGTTTCTTCCCTCAAATTTAATTTCATTATGTTTTTCGTGAAGCTAATTTTGTTGTAGATGTAATTTGCCGTGTGTTCATTTTGTAGAGAcagagatcctctccggatcttagTGTCTATAGCTCAAGGACTTGCCAATCTGGACTACTCAAATTGATTCTAATGATTTTATTAACTTATTCCGTTGGCCTACCTACACGCAAACAAGGGACCTGATTTTCCAGTTCTTAGATTCCAAACATCAAGGTTCGGAAAGGATCCAAATTCGTTTTGTACTAATCACAAATTTCCTTTGACAATTGAATTTGACTTTTTGGGCCCTAAAAGCCCAATTGATCCGATGCTTGTTAGTTCGACTAGAAAAGGATTAAACTTTGAATAGAATTAAGAGCCCACATCCAATTGACCCATTAGGTACTTTAATTGAATTCCACTGCTCCAACACTACACGTACCTGACTGGCTTGGTATTCGACCGTTaggtctatttttttttcaaataaatctGATAAAAGTTTACAAATTGTTAAGAACATGAGAAATTAGAAGTAGAAGACTGCTGGCTTGAGAGA
Proteins encoded in this region:
- the LOC126627945 gene encoding acid beta-fructofuranosidase 1, vacuolar-like isoform X1, with the protein product MHSPFKLTNDEVQWPLFHKGWYHLFYQYNPDSAVWGNITWGHAVSTDMIHWLYLPLAMVPDRWFDANGVWTGSATLLPDGQIIMLYTGSTNDSVQVQNLAYPANLSDPLLLDWVKYEGNPILTPPSGIGSTDFRDPTTAWIGPDGKWRTTIGSKFNKTGISMVYTTTDFINYELHDGVLHEVPGTGMWECVDFYPVAINGSKGLDTSVNNGGVKHVLKASLDDTKLDHYAIGTYFIENETWVPDDPTIDVGIGLKYDYGRYYASKTFYDQNKERRILLGWINETDTETDDLKKRWASLHTIPRTVLFDSKTGTNLLQWPVEEIEDLRLNSTEFTDVLVEAGTVVPLHIGTATQLDIFVDFEIELLDTEESVNGSSGCGDGAVDRSTFGPFGILVIADESLSESTPVYFRVTNSTDGDVTTYFCADESRSSKAPEVFKQVYGGEVPVLDGETYSARVLVDHSIVESYAQGGRTVISSRVYPTEAIYGAARLFLFNNATGVNVKATLKIWQLNSAFIHPFPLDQILSGTLI
- the LOC126627945 gene encoding acid beta-fructofuranosidase 1, vacuolar-like isoform X2; the protein is MDTTYNTSYTPLPGEDPSAAVPPPTHRRPFKGFAVIFSSVIFLLSFVTLVIHQGPGAPPKTVPEQPDHHHQYRPASTSSETWSFSVPRGKLEGVSAKSYPHFSEEASYNWTNAMFSWQRTAFHFQPEKNWINDPNGPLFHKGWYHLFYQYNPDSAVWGNITWGHAVSTDMIHWLYLPLAMVPDRWFDANGVWTGSATLLPDGQIIMLYTGSTNDSVQVQNLAYPANLSDPLLLDWVKYEGNPILTPPSGIGSTDFRDPTTAWIGPDGKWRTTIGSKFNKTGISMVYTTTDFINYELHDGVLHEVPGTGMWECVDFYPVAINGSKGLDTSVNNGGVKHVLKASLDDTKLDHYAIGTYFIENETWVPDDPTIDVGIGLKYDYGRYYASKTFYDQNKERRILLGWINETDTETDDLKKRWASLHTIPRTVLFDSKTGTNLLQWPVEEIEDLRLNSTEFTDVLVEAGTVVPLHIGTATQLDIFVDFEIELLDTEESVNGSSGCGDGAVDRSTFGPFGILVIADESLSESTPVYFRVTNSTDGDVTTYFCADESRSSKAPEVFKQVYGGEVPVLDGETYSARVLVDHSIVESYAQGGRTVISSRVYPTEAIYGAARLFLFNNATGVNVKATLKIWQLNSAFIHPFPLDQILSGTLI